The Apium graveolens cultivar Ventura unplaced genomic scaffold, ASM990537v1 ctg7107, whole genome shotgun sequence genome window below encodes:
- the LOC141703798 gene encoding uncharacterized protein LOC141703798 has protein sequence MVLTSPKGFVAKQAVKFKFPVTNNEAEYEGLIAGLKLALKLEAGVIDIFSDSQLVVKQVLGEFKAINDRMSTYMQLTLKLLQKFTSWTISNIGRSTNQWEDTLSKMATSNIHQVTDPTYFTELSHPSIEVREVNCISNEEDWRTPIIKFIQGNITKSNRQQLRKIEMKAKLFRRALVEPLLRCVNKDESQIVIEEIYSGICGDHLAGKNVALKIIRHGIFWPTICQDCEKYMKQCKPCQLYSSKNHKPSVPFNPTTSPCPFYMWGIDLVGLLPKSSKQYNGTQFTGESWKIALEELEVQHLKASVAYPQANGQVEITNKAFLQGLKKRLMDANRNWVDELPDVL, from the exons ATGGTCCTCACTAGCCCAAAAGGTTTTGTGGCCAAGCAGGCTGTGAAGTTCAAATTCCCTGTCACCAACAACGAAGCTGAATACGAAGGTCTAATAGCTGGTCTCAAACTAGCCCTCAAGCTAGAAGCAGGCGTAATCGACATATTCAGTGATTCACAATTGGTAGTCAAACAAGTCCTAGGGGAGTTCAAAGCAATTAATGACAGGATGTCCACATACATGCAACTCACTCTTAAACTCCTACAAAAGTTCACCTCATGGACCATCAGCAACATTGGTAGGTCAACAAACCAGTGGGAAGACACCCTCTCTAAAATGGCTACTTCAAACATCCATCAGGTCACGGACCCCACATATTTCACAGAGTTGTCACACCCGTCAATTGAAGTTCGCGAAGTCAACTGCATATCAAATGAAGAAGATTGGAGAACTCCAATAATCAAGTTCATTCAAGGAAATATCACAAAAAGTAACAGACAACAACTGAGGAAAATAGAAATGAAAGCCAAGCTATTCAGACGAGCTTTGGTCGAACCATTGCTTAGATGTGTTAACAAAGATGAGTCACAAATTGTAATAGAAGAAATATATTCGGGCATATGTGGAGACCACCTTGCAGGAAAAAACGTGGCCCTAAAGATTATAAGACATGGCATTTTTTGGCCCACCATATGTCAAGACTGTGAAAAGTACATGAAACAGTGCAAACCCTGTCAGCTGTATAGCTCGAAGAACCACAAGCCCTCTGTGCCCTTCAATCCTACCACCTCACCTTGCCCATTCTACATGTGGGGCATAGACCTAGTGGGACTGCTTCCAAAGAGCTCCAAGCAGT ATAATGGCACCCAGTTCACAGGCGAGAGTTGGAAGATTGCTCTCGAAGAGCTCGAGGTCCAGCATCTCAAAGCCTCAGTGGCATATCCACAGGCCAATGGCCAGGTTGAAATCactaacaaagcatttctacaAGGCCTCAAGAAGAGACTGATGGATGCCAATAGAAACTGGGTAGATGAGCTTCCAGATGTACTGTAG
- the LOC141703797 gene encoding uncharacterized protein LOC141703797 yields the protein MDMNQDIHVPIVQGSGGVAGQQSRSGSHAPQVHLHAHNVDIEQEMEGPRIVPKDEHVKRDYKELRKLGAIDFSGIVDPTEAEKWLKRTERVFIMIRCVPEEKFDYAVSLLQEDAYDWWETVPDSTVQPPILTWDDFLREFRDKYMPEIYKDEKQREFLTLKQGIMSVAEYEVKFTQLSHYVMVIVSTERDRCRHFEEGLKYDIRSKITPRDLRSYTDLRVAAIRAERLIKEKPTFFQRPKREGSGFSGGFGGRPRKCQNFSLPAQSFTRGSTFVSRGGRSYFFGNANRNQPATMQTKTTCPHCGRQHLGECRGVFGGCYFYGEQGYFVRECPTRVNSGQAALETTVQNRGTRTSFGRGRGKVTSAGGGIGQSDAQSSRAPTHAQVFALTKDEAVVAPEVIIDKVLFNNIEVCVLIDPGSTHSFISSKMTLYMHKNPDTLDSKVNVYTPLGEVVVVDKIYKDGFIQISEAKLYADLIVLSFREFDIIFGMDWLSRHRANVDCYTKEVMIDSLGQNRVLFCGDHQMIPSCLVSALKAFKMIRNGCDAYLAHVVDTNATISKLEDIPVVKEFSEVFPEEFPGMPPDRDT from the coding sequence ATGGATATGAATCAAGATATTCACGTCCCTATTGTACAAGGGAGTGGAGGAGTAGCTGGCCAACAGTCTAGAAGTGGATCACATGCTCCACAAGTACACTTACATGCACACAATGTAGATATAGAACAAGAAATGGAAGGACCTAGGATTGTTCCTAAAGATGAACATGTAAAACGTGACTATAAAGAACTCAGGAAGTTAGGGGCAATTGACTTCTCTGGCATTGTAGATCCTACTGAAGCAGAAAAATGGTTGAAAAGAACTGAAAGAGTATTCATTATGATACGTTGTGTTCCAGAGGAGAAGTTTGATTATGCAGTGTCATTGCTGCAAGAAGATGCATATGATTGGTGGGAGACCGTTCCGGACTCAACTGTACAACCACCAATATTAACTTGGGATGATTTTCTACGTGAGTTCAGAGACAAGTATATGCCTGAGATATATAAGGATGAAAAGCAAAGGGAGTTTTTGACTTTGAAACAAGGGATTATGAGCGTAGCTGAATATGAGGTAAAGTTTACACAGTTATCTCATTATGTAATGGTTATTGTCTCAACTGAAAGGGATCGATGTAGGCATTTTGAAGAAGGTCTCAAATATGATATTCGAAGCAAGATTACTCCTAGAGATCTTCGTAGTTACACTGACTTGCGAGTTGCAGCCATTAGGGCTGAACGTTTAATCAAGGAAAAACCAACTTTCTTTCAAAGGCCCAAAAGAGAAGGATCCGGATTTTCAGGTGGATTTGGTGGAAGACCAAGAAAATGTCAGAATTTTAGTTTACCCGCACAATCATTTACAAGAGGAAGTACTTTCGTATCTAGGGGTGGGAGGTCCTATTTTTTTGGGAATGCTAACAGAAATCAACCAGCAACAATGCAAACAAAAACCACATGTCCACACTGTGGTAGACAACATCTTGGGGAATGTCGAGGAGTTTTTGGAGGGTGCTATTTTTATGGTGAACAAGGATATTTTGTGAGAGAGTGTCCCACAAGAGTAAATAGTGGGCAAGCTGCATTAGAGACAACTGTTCAGAACAGGGGAACTAGAACATCTTTTGGTAGAGGTCGAGGAAAAGTTACTAGTGCCGGTGGTGGTATTGGTCAGTCTGACGCACAGAGCTCTAGGGCACCTACACATGCACAAGTTTTTGCGTTAACCAAAGACGAAGCCGTGGTAGCACCTGAAGTAATCATCGATAAAGTTCTTTTCAATAATATAGAAGTTTGTGTTCTTATTGATCCTGGATCTACACATTCATTCATATCATCTAAAATGACATTATATATGCACAAGAATCCTGACACGTTGGATTCTAAAGTGAATGTTTACACTCCACTGGGTGAGGTAGTAGTTGTAGATAAAATATATAAAGATGGTTTTATTCAGATAAGTGAGGCAAAGTTATATGCAGATTTAATAGTTTTATCATTCCGTGAGTTTGATATAATATTTggtatggattggttatctagacATCGTGCAAATGTAGATTGTTATACCAAGGAAGTTATGATTGATTCTCTTGGTCAGAATAGAGTATTATTTTGTGGTGATCATCAAATGATACCAAGTTGTTTAGTTTCTGCTTTGAAAGCTTTTAAGATGATTAGGAATGGTTGTGATGCTTATTTAGCACATGTAGTTGATACTAATGCCACTATAAgtaaacttgaagatattcccgTGGTTAAGGAATTTTCTGAGGTATTTCCAGAAGAATTTCCAGGAATGCCACCAGATAGAGATACATAA
- the LOC141703799 gene encoding uncharacterized protein LOC141703799: MAYGTEAILPMEIGSKSLRIKKFNPETSEEGLRLNNDLLEEVRESAQFKISKYQEKVAELYNTKIKHRGFKVNDLVLREVATSMPLKMNKMSPPWEGLYRVIKVTNSGSYHLAQLNGTPIPNAWNTVHLKKFYP, translated from the coding sequence ATGGCATATGGGACTGAAGCCATATTACCAATGGAAATTGGGTCTAAATCCTTGCGCATCAAAAAATTCAATCCCGAAACTTCAGAAGAGGGACTACGACTAAATAATGATCTTTTAGAAGAAGTCAGAGAGTCCGCACAGTTCAAAATCTCTAAATACCAAGAAAAGGTCGCAGAGCTGTACAATACAAAAATCAAGCACAGGGGCTTCAAAGTCAATGATTTGGTGTTAAGAGAAGTGGCAACCTCAATGCCcttaaaaatgaataaaatgtCTCCACCATGGGAAGGCCTATACAGGGTAATCAAAGTCACCAACTCAGGTTCATATCACCTCGCACAGCTCAATGGAACTCCAATACCAAATGCATGGAACACCGTACACCTCAAGAAGTTCTACCCCTAA